The Limnospira fusiformis SAG 85.79 genomic interval GATACCCCAGGGGAAGTAGTCTCTAGCGTGCATAAACCGCCTAACCTTAATTCTAAATATATGTTTTCCCAGTTTGTGGTGGGGTCGGGGAGTCGCTTGGCTCATGCTGCATCTCTGGCTGTAGCTGAGTCTCCCGGACGTGAATTTAACCCGCTGTTTCTCTGTGGTGGGGTAGGTTTGGGAAAAACTCATTTAATGCAGGCGATCGGTCATTACCGCTTAGAAATTAATCCTTATGCTCGTGTTTTTTATGTATCTACAGAAAAGTTTACCAATGATTTAATTGCCGCGATCCGTCGCGACAGTATGCAGAGTTTCCGGGACCATTACCGAGCGGCTGATGTGTTATTAGTTGATGATATCCAGTTTATTGAGGGGAAGGAGTACACCCAGGAAGAGTTTTTTCATACTTTTAACACTCTCCATGAGGCGGGGAAACAAATTGTCTTAGCCTCGGATCGCCCCCCGTCGAAAATTTCGGGATTGCAAGATCGCCTATGTTCTCGGTTTTCCATGGGGTTAGTAGCGGATATTCAACCTCCTGATTTAGAAACGCGGATGGCTATTCTTCAGAAAAAGGCTGAATATGAAAATATGCGACTCCCCCCAGCGGTGATTGAGTATATTGCGACTAACTACACCTCGAATATTCGGGAGTTGGAAGGAGCCTTAATTCGCGCGGTGGCTTATATTTCTATTTCCAGTCTTCCCATGAATGTGGAGAATATTGCGGCGGTTTTAACCCCGACAGAACCCAAGTCGGAGTCATCCCCAGAAATAGTCATCCAAGCGGTGGCGGACAAGTTTAAGGTATCGGTAGAGGATTTAAAAGGCAATTCTCGCCGTCGCGAAATTAGTTTAGCACGTCAGGTGGGGATGTATTTGATGCGACAGCATACGGATCTGAGTTTACCTAAGATTGGGGAAGTGTTTGGAGGGAAAGATCATACAACGGTTATGTATGGCTGCGAAAAGATTGCCAAACGTCGCGATCGCGATCCGGAACTCCATCAGATTCTACAACAGTTAAGCGATCGTATTAATTTAAACAGTCATTAAGTCCGGTAGGAGTCAACTAGCTTTATAGAGATATTGCTGGAAGCTGATAAAAACTTGCCGGATATCGCCAACCTTCCCCAATTGAGCCACAGCATCCCGGAGTCCGTGATATTTCAGTTCCAGCAGTGACCCTAGCTTATCTTCCCTCAATTCCTGCACCCCCTCTTTCATGTACTGCTCAAGGACAAACTCTAAAAACTCCTGTTGTTTGTCGTCATAGTGGGAAAAAATCAGGCGTTTTTGGGCGAGAACCCTCTGGCTGCGAGTTATCGGAGGCGTAGCATAGGCGATATAAGCCAGCACGTCATAAATATCGCTTTTTTCCGCGTCGATAATGCGGCTAATTTTCAGCAAGTCCTCGCCACTGTAGCCCCTCTCCGTCAGGCTGTCTAACAGGTTCTGGCGGGTATCAGGGCTGCTCCACAGTTCCCGCAGTTGGTTTTCATCTTGGAACAGTTCCGGGAGAGTGCCAAACAGACCCTTGATAAACTCAGCCGCTGATAACGGTTTCCCGTCGGGACTCCAGAAACTGGTCGCTAAGGTGTGCTGGATCTCGCGTTCTTTGCCGTCTGCCAGTTGGATTTTCACTTTCTGGGGTTGTCTCTTCTCTTCCGTTTCGCCCGGTTCTAGGGGGTCTTGAATCGAGGGCTTTTTGATTCCGGGCGTGATGGGGGTGGGGGTTTCCGGTTCGCCGTCCCATGCTGGGTCGTTAAAATGTTGGTACGCGCCAACAAAGATTATGTAAAATATTAGGCTGTTCTATAAATGCTGGTTTACCCAAAATCTTCATTTTTGAAGAAAGGTCAGTCATCACTATTGTTAAATCACCTACATTGAAAAGATACCCATTTGGTGAATTAGTACCAGTTAACCGTTTAGTATTTTTTGAATTAAAATATAAACGGCCATTTTCCGAATAATTTCCTGGTGTTAAGACAATTTGTTTTTCTAAGTCATTACTTGTATTAAAATCACCTCCTTTAAAAGCATAGCCGTGGGAAATGTCAATTAAGCTAGATAACTTCTTCTCAACCAAGCCCTCACCCTTCTGGCTAAAGACGCCATTGAGATAACTTTCAAACAGTTCACGGGCATTGGCGAGGTTCTTCTCTGTGTTGGCGATCGCTCTATCAATCCCCTCAAACGCCTCATCCAAAATCGCCACAATCCGCTTCTGTTCTATGATATTAGTAGGAACGTAAACAGTCTCGCTATGGACAGTGTTGCGATTGAGCGTTGGGACACCAGCACCACTTGAAAAAGAACTTAAATCGAATTTATTTAACAGATAGAAAATGAACCTGGGGTCATTGCCATGAAAATTTTTTACATAAAGAGTAGTGTTTAAAGGCCAGAAATCTTTTTCAATGAAAAAAACTGAGCCAATACTGCCGCTTCGTCCAGTAACAACTCCAGGCCCA includes:
- the dnaA gene encoding chromosomal replication initiator protein DnaA, which produces MDISLEQLWNRVLERLQLQLGEPTYNTWIKTAIATSLENDCLVIRTANPFACNWLQKHYREIIADVVQDIMGDRLEICITTGTGELMTTNDHSPRVSSSGLDTPGEVVSSVHKPPNLNSKYMFSQFVVGSGSRLAHAASLAVAESPGREFNPLFLCGGVGLGKTHLMQAIGHYRLEINPYARVFYVSTEKFTNDLIAAIRRDSMQSFRDHYRAADVLLVDDIQFIEGKEYTQEEFFHTFNTLHEAGKQIVLASDRPPSKISGLQDRLCSRFSMGLVADIQPPDLETRMAILQKKAEYENMRLPPAVIEYIATNYTSNIRELEGALIRAVAYISISSLPMNVENIAAVLTPTEPKSESSPEIVIQAVADKFKVSVEDLKGNSRRREISLARQVGMYLMRQHTDLSLPKIGEVFGGKDHTTVMYGCEKIAKRRDRDPELHQILQQLSDRINLNSH
- a CDS encoding type I restriction-modification enzyme R subunit C-terminal domain-containing protein, translating into MKIQLADGKEREIQHTLATSFWSPDGKPLSAAEFIKGLFGTLPELFQDENQLRELWSSPDTRQNLLDSLTERGYSGEDLLKISRIIDAEKSDIYDVLAYIAYATPPITRSQRVLAQKRLIFSHYDDKQQEFLEFVLEQYMKEGVQELREDKLGSLLELKYHGLRDAVAQLGKVGDIRQVFISFQQYLYKAS
- a CDS encoding restriction endonuclease subunit S, which gives rise to MRSWVIKKLEDVCTLQRGFDLPKRLRKKGEYPLISSSGCIDIHVEAKVSGPGVVTGRSGSIGSVFFIEKDFWPLNTTLYVKNFHGNDPRFIFYLLNKFDLSSFSSGAGVPTLNRNTVHSETVYVPTNIIEQKRIVAILDEAFEGIDRAIANTEKNLANARELFESYLNGVFSQKGEGLVEKKLSSLIDISHGYAFKGGDFNTSNDLEKQIVLTPGNYSENGRLYFNSKNTKRLTGTNSPNGYLFNVGDLTIVMTDLSSKMKILGKPAFIEQPNILHNLCWRVPTF